One part of the Methylobacterium terrae genome encodes these proteins:
- the fhcD gene encoding formylmethanofuran--tetrahydromethanopterin N-formyltransferase: MPDLILHGIRVEDTFAEAFDMAATALVLTAETPEWAMIAATTMTGFATSVIGCGAEAGIDAVLSPDETPDGRPGVRVLLFGFDAGGLKDQLLRRVGQCVLTSPGSAVFAGIAWDDPAAGKALKLGGAIRYFGDGFSTAKRVEGRRYWRTPVMDGEFLCEHSVPTVQGAVGGGNLLFLGRRFSDTLRVAEIAVAAARKVPDVILPFPGGVVRSGSKVGARTKGMMASTNDAYCPTLKGRAGSALPPEVDVVLEIVIDGLSAGSVAAAMRAALHASTRAGADLGLVAVTAGNYGGNLGRHHFHLRDLIGEAA; the protein is encoded by the coding sequence ATGCCGGACCTGATTCTCCACGGCATCCGGGTCGAGGACACCTTCGCGGAGGCCTTCGACATGGCGGCCACCGCCCTGGTGCTGACCGCCGAGACGCCCGAATGGGCGATGATCGCCGCGACCACGATGACGGGCTTCGCCACCTCGGTGATCGGCTGCGGCGCCGAGGCCGGCATCGACGCCGTGCTCTCGCCCGACGAGACCCCGGACGGGCGCCCCGGCGTGCGGGTTCTGCTGTTCGGCTTCGATGCCGGCGGCCTGAAGGACCAGCTGCTGCGCCGGGTCGGGCAATGCGTGCTGACCTCGCCGGGCAGCGCGGTCTTCGCCGGGATCGCCTGGGACGACCCCGCCGCGGGCAAGGCGCTCAAGCTCGGCGGCGCGATCCGCTACTTCGGCGACGGCTTTTCCACCGCCAAGCGCGTCGAAGGGAGGCGCTACTGGCGCACGCCGGTGATGGACGGCGAGTTCCTGTGCGAGCATTCCGTGCCGACGGTTCAGGGCGCGGTCGGCGGCGGCAACCTGCTGTTCCTCGGCCGGCGCTTTTCCGACACCCTGCGGGTGGCCGAGATCGCGGTCGCGGCGGCGCGCAAAGTCCCGGACGTGATCCTGCCCTTCCCGGGCGGCGTGGTGCGCTCGGGCTCCAAGGTCGGGGCGCGCACCAAGGGCATGATGGCCTCGACGAACGACGCCTACTGCCCGACGCTCAAGGGCCGCGCCGGCTCGGCCCTGCCGCCGGAGGTCGACGTGGTGCTGGAGATCGTCATCGACGGGCTCTCGGCGGGCAGCGTCGCGGCCGCGATGCGGGCGGCGCTCCACGCCTCGACCAGGGCCGGAGCCGATCTCGGCCTCGTCGCGGTCACGGCGGGCAATTACGGCGGCAATCTCGGCCGCCACCACTTCCACCTTCGCGACCTCATCGGGGAGGCCGCATGA
- a CDS encoding formylmethanofuran dehydrogenase subunit A, with protein MLTRIAGGRVVDPTASRDAIGDVWIEDGRVVAPSDRAPDRTIDAADCVVMAGGVEVHSHIAGGNVVLARLLLPELGVSEPDAPNPHGSGRDVGMLYARMGYTTAVEPAMPPVNALATQLELAEIPLLDRGGLCVMGNDDQLLQLLRDRESADAVRDLVALNVATSRALGVKVINAGGADAFKDGAVRFSLDDEVPAYGLTSRKILDGLLDAVEALKVPHPLHVHCSNLGLPGADDSLIETLEAAEGRRIHFAHAQFYAYAAVDKDNPLTGGFMSAAPRIAEALARHPNATLDIGQVVFGQTATISLDILRQFSGRKAASPRKWIVNAGDAEGGGIVPFRYRDRGPTSSLQFAIGLEMMLLSPNPERTILTTDHPNGGPFTAYPRILHLLMDKEARDREVAAHPKVAAERSGLSGIEREYTLSEVAQLTRSGPAKLLGLTDRGHLRPGARADIAVYRDQPDRTAMFARAHRVLKDGAVIVEDGEVVSWTRGRTLSLSVEADAGMARRTDSYLQGRFGAGLSSFTVPDAAFPEREVFEAISCRT; from the coding sequence ATGCTGACCCGCATCGCCGGCGGCCGGGTGGTCGATCCGACCGCCTCGCGCGACGCCATCGGTGACGTCTGGATCGAGGACGGCCGCGTCGTCGCCCCCTCCGACCGCGCCCCCGACCGCACCATCGACGCCGCCGATTGCGTGGTGATGGCGGGCGGCGTCGAGGTCCACTCGCACATCGCCGGCGGCAACGTGGTGCTGGCGCGCCTGCTGCTGCCGGAACTGGGCGTCTCCGAGCCCGACGCGCCGAACCCGCACGGGTCGGGCCGCGACGTCGGGATGCTGTACGCCCGGATGGGCTACACCACGGCGGTCGAGCCGGCGATGCCGCCGGTCAACGCGCTGGCGACCCAGCTCGAACTCGCCGAGATCCCGCTCCTCGACCGGGGCGGTCTCTGCGTGATGGGCAACGACGACCAGCTGCTGCAACTCCTGCGCGACCGCGAGAGCGCGGACGCGGTCCGCGACCTCGTGGCGCTCAACGTCGCGACCTCGCGGGCGCTCGGCGTCAAGGTCATCAATGCCGGCGGCGCCGACGCCTTCAAGGACGGGGCGGTCCGCTTCTCCCTCGACGACGAGGTGCCGGCCTACGGGCTGACATCGCGAAAGATCCTCGACGGGCTCCTCGACGCCGTCGAGGCGCTGAAGGTCCCGCACCCGCTCCACGTCCATTGCAGCAATCTCGGCCTGCCGGGGGCCGACGACAGCCTGATCGAGACGCTGGAGGCGGCGGAGGGCCGGCGCATCCACTTCGCCCACGCCCAGTTCTACGCCTACGCGGCGGTCGACAAGGACAACCCGCTGACCGGCGGCTTCATGTCGGCCGCGCCGCGGATCGCCGAGGCGCTGGCGCGCCACCCCAACGCCACCCTCGATATCGGCCAGGTGGTGTTCGGCCAGACTGCGACGATCTCGCTCGACATCCTGCGCCAGTTCTCCGGCCGCAAGGCGGCGAGCCCGCGCAAGTGGATCGTCAATGCCGGCGACGCCGAGGGCGGCGGCATCGTGCCGTTCCGCTACCGCGACCGCGGCCCGACCTCGTCGCTGCAATTCGCCATCGGGCTCGAGATGATGCTGCTCTCGCCCAACCCGGAGCGCACCATCCTGACCACCGACCATCCCAATGGCGGGCCGTTCACCGCCTATCCGCGCATCCTCCATCTCCTGATGGACAAGGAGGCGCGGGACCGGGAGGTCGCCGCGCACCCGAAGGTCGCGGCCGAGCGCTCCGGCCTCTCAGGCATCGAGCGCGAATACACCCTCTCGGAAGTGGCGCAGCTCACCCGCTCGGGGCCGGCGAAGCTGCTCGGCCTCACCGATCGCGGCCACCTGCGCCCCGGCGCGCGGGCCGACATCGCGGTCTACCGCGACCAGCCGGACCGGACCGCGATGTTCGCCCGCGCCCACCGGGTCCTGAAGGACGGCGCGGTGATCGTCGAGGACGGCGAGGTCGTCTCGTGGACCCGCGGCCGAACGCTGAGTCTCTCCGTCGAGGCCGATGCCGGCATGGCGCGGCGGACCGATTCCTACCTCCAGGGCCGCTTCGGCGCCGGGCTGTCGAGCTTCACCGTGCCGGACGCGGCCTTCCCCGAGCGTGAGGTGTTCGAGGCGATCTCATGCCGGACCTGA
- a CDS encoding formyltransferase, translating into MTAWIDGQAVERDEAMAAAASLLAGARGPVIAGLCAEAAALQAAFDLARAIGASLDPVAGPGLYADLGALASGGAMTTTAAEARGRADLVLVVGASPWASGLVQDLAQDLSTEAPVRGRAAGRPRALVALGGAGDGGVRHVAYPADEAGLAAAIGLLRGLVAGRIAGPHPLADLASRLREALYGAVVYDPAELGALGAEMLNGLVKDLNEVTRCFALPLGDPHQGRAVAQVAAWSTGQGPRVGFGRGRPEHDPWRFDAARQAEAGEIDAALWLASLPAPLPAWTRSVPTAALLGSPRGDEARVVIGVGVPGEAFGAALWHPRRATIAWQEPRHAAAPEVPSAAAILADLEARISSSPAPQPERSASC; encoded by the coding sequence ATGACGGCCTGGATCGACGGGCAGGCGGTGGAGCGCGACGAGGCGATGGCGGCAGCGGCCTCGCTGCTCGCGGGGGCGCGCGGTCCGGTGATCGCCGGGCTCTGCGCGGAGGCGGCGGCCTTGCAGGCGGCGTTCGACCTCGCCCGCGCGATCGGCGCCTCGCTCGATCCCGTCGCGGGCCCGGGCCTCTACGCCGATCTCGGGGCGCTGGCCTCGGGCGGCGCGATGACCACCACCGCGGCCGAGGCGCGGGGCCGGGCCGACTTGGTGCTGGTCGTCGGGGCCTCCCCCTGGGCCTCGGGCCTCGTCCAGGACCTGGCGCAGGACTTGTCGACGGAGGCACCCGTGCGCGGCCGGGCGGCGGGTCGTCCCCGGGCGCTCGTCGCCCTCGGGGGGGCAGGCGACGGCGGCGTCCGGCACGTCGCCTATCCGGCGGACGAGGCCGGGCTCGCGGCGGCGATCGGCCTCCTGCGCGGCCTCGTCGCCGGCCGGATCGCCGGTCCCCACCCGCTCGCCGACCTCGCGTCGCGCCTGCGCGAGGCGCTCTACGGCGCGGTGGTCTACGACCCCGCCGAACTCGGCGCCCTCGGGGCCGAGATGCTGAACGGCCTCGTCAAGGACCTCAACGAGGTCACCCGCTGCTTCGCGCTGCCGCTGGGCGACCCCCATCAGGGCCGGGCGGTGGCGCAGGTCGCGGCCTGGAGCACCGGCCAGGGGCCGCGGGTCGGCTTCGGCCGCGGCCGCCCGGAGCACGATCCCTGGCGCTTCGACGCCGCGCGCCAGGCCGAGGCCGGCGAGATCGACGCCGCGCTCTGGCTCGCCTCCCTGCCGGCCCCGCTCCCCGCCTGGACCCGCAGCGTGCCGACCGCGGCGCTTCTCGGGTCTCCCCGGGGGGACGAGGCCAGGGTGGTGATCGGCGTCGGCGTCCCGGGCGAGGCCTTCGGCGCCGCGCTCTGGCACCCGCGCCGCGCCACCATCGCCTGGCAGGAGCCCCGGCACGCGGCAGCGCCGGAGGTGCCGTCCGCCGCCGCGATCCTCGCCGACCTCGAGGCCCGAATTTCCTCCTCCCCTGCCCCGCAACCGGAGCGCTCCGCCTCATGCTGA
- a CDS encoding beta-ribofuranosylaminobenzene 5'-phosphate synthase family protein: MAHEVGTARATVRVRAPARLHFGFLDLHGGLGRRFGSVGLGLDAPGIDLTASRADGLTVTGGDGPGIAAECERVRTYAALAARHLGVPEAGAFHLAEVIPAHAGFGSGTQLALSVAAALAALHGAPFAPAAFADALDRGNRSGVGLAAFVTGGLIVDGGRDDTDAAPPVIARLPFPEAWRVVLLLDSGRTGVHGAEERRAFRELPRFPAAEAAEICRTVLMQVLPAAATADLPRFGAGITGIQRRIGDYFAPHQGGRYASAAVAAALADVEAAGIAGFGQSSWGPTGFALARDQDEAEALVASLRARHPDLACRIARGRNRGAEIG; this comes from the coding sequence TTGGCGCACGAGGTGGGGACGGCGCGGGCGACGGTGCGGGTGCGCGCCCCGGCCCGGCTGCATTTCGGCTTCCTCGACCTGCATGGCGGGCTCGGCCGGCGCTTCGGCAGCGTCGGGCTCGGCCTCGACGCGCCCGGCATCGACCTCACCGCCTCCCGCGCCGACGGCCTCACGGTCACGGGCGGCGACGGCCCCGGCATCGCGGCCGAATGCGAGCGGGTGCGCACCTACGCGGCCCTCGCCGCCCGCCATCTCGGCGTGCCGGAGGCCGGCGCCTTCCATCTCGCGGAGGTCATCCCGGCCCATGCGGGCTTCGGCTCGGGCACGCAGCTCGCCCTCTCGGTCGCCGCGGCGCTCGCCGCGCTCCACGGCGCGCCCTTCGCGCCGGCGGCCTTCGCCGACGCCCTCGACCGCGGCAACCGCTCCGGCGTGGGGCTCGCCGCCTTCGTCACCGGCGGCCTGATCGTCGATGGCGGCCGCGACGACACCGATGCCGCCCCGCCGGTGATCGCCCGGCTGCCCTTCCCGGAGGCGTGGCGGGTGGTGCTGCTGCTCGATTCCGGCCGCACCGGCGTGCACGGCGCCGAGGAGCGCCGCGCCTTCCGGGAGCTGCCGCGCTTTCCCGCGGCGGAGGCCGCCGAGATCTGCCGCACGGTGCTGATGCAGGTGCTGCCGGCGGCCGCGACCGCGGACCTGCCGCGCTTCGGCGCCGGCATCACCGGGATCCAGCGCCGGATCGGCGACTACTTCGCCCCCCACCAGGGCGGGCGCTACGCCAGCGCCGCGGTGGCGGCGGCGCTCGCCGACGTCGAGGCCGCCGGCATCGCCGGCTTCGGCCAGAGCTCCTGGGGGCCGACCGGCTTCGCCCTCGCCCGCGACCAGGACGAGGCCGAGGCGCTGGTCGCGTCCTTGCGCGCCCGCCACCCGGACCTCGCCTGCCGCATCGCCCGCGGGCGCAACCGCGGGGCGGAGATCGGCTGA
- a CDS encoding ATP-grasp domain-containing protein: MTAAAVLIAAQSGRALAAAARRAGYRPFVADLFGDEDTRALAAGYRRVPGRLGAGPGPQGVEAALAALAAEAGDAIGLVLGSGFEGAPGLMRRLAGRHALLGASPTAVAGLKDPGRFAALCRRLAIPHPEIAPAPVPDPEGWLIKRRGASGGGHIRPAGPGRLPPGAYLQRRVPGTPRSLNALADGRGISILAVTEQWAAPGPGRPFRYAGAAGPSGLPPGVREAAGQALAALVAATGLRGLVSADLLVEGEAWWLLEINPRPGATLDLLDRGPAPLFEAHLAAARGRLPEHRPSLQGAAATEILYADAPIPAVPPLDWPDWAMDRPPAGSRVERGAPICTVIAEGADAGEARRAVALRGAALRARLEEPADAGLAFASHRSILEGRTRDPSPERERGEGGDGAELNPRR; encoded by the coding sequence GTGACGGCCGCGGCGGTCCTGATCGCGGCGCAGTCGGGCCGGGCGCTCGCCGCCGCGGCGCGGCGCGCCGGCTACCGCCCCTTCGTCGCCGACCTGTTCGGCGACGAGGATACCCGCGCGCTCGCCGCCGGCTACCGCCGCGTGCCCGGCCGCCTCGGCGCCGGGCCGGGGCCCCAGGGCGTCGAGGCGGCGCTCGCCGCGCTGGCGGCGGAGGCGGGCGACGCGATCGGCCTCGTCCTCGGCTCCGGCTTCGAGGGCGCGCCGGGGCTGATGCGGCGGCTCGCCGGGCGCCATGCCCTCCTCGGAGCCTCGCCCACGGCGGTCGCAGGCCTGAAGGACCCGGGCCGCTTCGCGGCCCTGTGCCGGCGCCTCGCCATTCCGCATCCCGAGATCGCGCCGGCGCCGGTCCCCGATCCGGAGGGCTGGCTGATCAAGCGGCGCGGCGCCTCGGGCGGCGGCCACATCCGCCCGGCGGGTCCGGGGCGGCTGCCCCCCGGCGCCTACCTCCAGCGCCGCGTGCCGGGAACGCCGCGCTCGCTCAACGCGCTCGCGGACGGGCGTGGGATCTCGATCCTGGCGGTGACCGAGCAATGGGCGGCGCCGGGGCCGGGCCGCCCGTTTCGCTATGCCGGCGCCGCCGGGCCGTCCGGCCTGCCGCCCGGGGTGCGCGAGGCGGCCGGGCAGGCGCTGGCCGCCCTCGTGGCGGCGACGGGCCTCCGCGGCCTCGTCAGCGCCGACCTGCTGGTCGAGGGCGAGGCCTGGTGGCTGCTCGAGATCAATCCCCGGCCCGGCGCAACCCTCGACCTGCTCGACCGCGGGCCGGCTCCCCTCTTCGAGGCCCATCTCGCGGCCGCCCGCGGCCGGCTGCCCGAGCATCGCCCGAGCCTCCAGGGTGCCGCCGCGACCGAGATCCTGTACGCCGATGCGCCGATCCCCGCCGTGCCGCCCCTCGACTGGCCCGACTGGGCGATGGACCGCCCGCCGGCCGGCAGCCGCGTCGAGAGGGGAGCGCCGATCTGCACGGTGATCGCCGAGGGGGCGGATGCGGGGGAGGCGCGGCGTGCGGTCGCTTTACGGGGCGCGGCGCTGCGGGCGCGGCTGGAGGAGCCGGCCGATGCTGGATTGGCTTTCGCCTCCCACCGCTCCATCCTCGAAGGACGAACGCGGGATCCCTCCCCCGAACGGGAGAGGGGTGAGGGTGGAGACGGTGCCGAACTGAACCCACGCCGTTGA